The DNA segment GTAGCCATTCTAGGTCTCTATCAGGCCATGTTTCGCACCCAAAAAACTGGTTCGCCTTTTCGTGCTTGCCGCTGGAATAATTCGCAAGGTTCCTTTTAAGGTCTGAAACACCGAAATTGATAATGACATCAAGTTTAGGAAACTGCGACAACAACTTGAGAGTGTTGTAGTGAATGTCTAGTCCATTGGGATCCAGAAAGGCCACCGATAATGACTTAGCCCCGTTCACATGTTTAAGAATCCTGGCAACATCTTGATTCGCGTCCACGTTGAGAATGTTAATTCTCTCTATTAATTCCGGCGCCAGCCGTTCACATCTCTTGTGCAGAATATCAGATGTCTTGGAGTCGGCATCAACAAAAATGTAGTTCGTAAAAGGGTTTTTCAACGTAAGCGCAATCAGAGAAGATCCGAGTCTTTCTTCACCATTCTCACGATTGATACAAAGCCCTGGCCCGGAAAAGAGATCAATGAAATTGAGTTCTTTGTGGTGAGATTTCATTGCTACAGAAAATATTTTAAGGTAGTAGTCGAGCACTTCCAGTTTTAGGAACGACTGCGAATGTACGCACCGCACCGGTAAACCGTCTGACGTATCGACGCCATCGCACAAGAAACGCTTTCTTTTTCGTGCTTCAGGGTTACAATCCTGACACATGAGCGGTTGGGCCATTATCCATCCTCATTTTAGATACAGCGCCATTAGACAATATACGGAACCACATGCTCAACAATCAACTACGTATTCACCCAGTGGCCAAATGTTTGCGGTGGGAATAGACTCGGGTTTATGCCCCGCGAGGCTCATCCGGTGTCCGACCTATTTCTACTTTCGATCTTCGCATCTAGGCTCACCAAGTACCCAAGCCCGACGTTAGAAAGCAGTTTGCGCGTCGATAGATCATCGTCAAAAGCTTGAGCGGCAATGCTGCCACCGACTTTCGCCGCATCAATTGCCGCTGATATCCCACCACCCGTGAACCATTTAAGAGTAATGCTTGGAAGGTGGCTTCCAACTTTACCGATCAGCCTGCGCCAACGGGCTCCGCGCTCAAACACCAGGCGGCGCTTTAGTTCCTCGAGCCGAGGCAGTATATCCGTCTCAG comes from the Candidatus Zixiibacteriota bacterium genome and includes:
- the tcmP gene encoding three-Cys-motif partner protein TcmP; the protein is MAQPLMCQDCNPEARKRKRFLCDGVDTSDGLPVRCVHSQSFLKLEVLDYYLKIFSVAMKSHHKELNFIDLFSGPGLCINRENGEERLGSSLIALTLKNPFTNYIFVDADSKTSDILHKRCERLAPELIERINILNVDANQDVARILKHVNGAKSLSVAFLDPNGLDIHYNTLKLLSQFPKLDVIINFGVSDLKRNLANYSSGKHEKANQFFGCETWPDRDLEWLPFYMDRLKALGFTAVEDDLEQKVKVKTKTKADIYYLIFASKHSLGLKFWREAKHKNLELGLL